A DNA window from Pogona vitticeps strain Pit_001003342236 chromosome 2, PviZW2.1, whole genome shotgun sequence contains the following coding sequences:
- the MYADML2 gene encoding myeloid-associated differentiation marker-like protein 2, with product MMESSGGAHLNMAAVTSPVGVARLLQAAFGCTTFSLVAHRGGFSAAYGTFCMSVWCSCFAVTIFIITCEFTRLHSCLTISWGNFTAAFAMLATLTSITAAVIYPLYVPFACHADGCEVRDFRISASVFAGLLFFAYATEVLLTRAKPGQVTSYMATVSGLLKIVQAFVACIIFGALLNGSQYERYAATQWCVAVYSFCFIVTVAVVALSVTGRTAMLKCPFERFVVVYTFVAVLMYISAAVIWPVFSFDRKYGSPHRPYQCSRTSCPWDSQVVVTVFTYVNLVLYIVDLAYSQRIRFVLHP from the coding sequence ATGATGGAGAGCTCAGGAGGGGCACACCTCAACATGGCTGCCGTGACCTCTCCGGTGGGAGTTGCTCGGCTGTTGCAGGCAGCCTTTGGATGTACAACGTTCAGCCTTGTGGCCCATCGAGGGGGATTCAGCGCGGCCTACGGCACCTTCTGCATGTCTGTCTGGTGCTCCTGTTTTGCCGTTACCATCTTCATCATCACTTGCGAGTTCACCCGCCTCCACAGCTGCCTGACCATCTCCTGGGGGAACTTCACGGCTGCGTTCGCCATGCTTGCCACCCTCACCTCTATCACGGCCGCTGTGATCTACCCACTCTACGTCCCATTTGCCTGCCATGCTGATGGATGTGAGGTGAGAGACTTCCGCATATCGGCCAGCGTCTTTGCGGGGCTTCTCTTTTTCGCCTATGCCACGGAGGTCCTCCTTACGAGGGCCAAGCCAGGACAAGTGACCAGCTACATGGCCACCGTTTCAGGCCTCCTAAAAATTGTCCAGGCTTTTGTAGCCTGTATCATCTTTGGAGCTCTGCTGAATGGCAGCCAGTACGAGAGGTACGCAGCCACCCAGTGGTGTGTGGCTGTTTACAGCTTCTGTTTTATTGTGACCGTGGCAGTGGTGGCACTCAGTGTCACAGGAAGGACGGCTATGCTCAAGTGCCCCTTTGAACGTTTTGTTGTCGTTTACACATTTGTGGCTGTCCTGATGTATATAAGTGCTGCTGTGATCTGGCCTGTCTTCTCTTTTGACCGTAAGTATGGCTCTCCACATCGCCCATATCAGTGCTCCAGAACCTCGTGCCCCTGGGACAGCCAGGTGGTCGTTACCGTGTTTACATATGTGAATCTTGTGCTCTATATTGTGGATTTAGCATACTCGCAGCGTATTCGTTTTGTCCTGCACCCTTAA